GGAGTCCAGATGCCGCTCATAGAGCTCTTTGAGGGGAATTTTGCAGATCGTATCCCCATTGATTACCGCAAAAGGTTTATTTTCAAAAAAATCTAGAACATTGCGAACTCCTCCCCCCGTCCCCAGAAGGACCGGCTCGGCTTCCACCCACACCGGAATGGGCCAAGTTCTCTCCTTTACCGCGGCCAGAAGTTCATCCTGCAAATGAAAGGCATTCACGACTACAGCTTCAAAACCTGCTTCATACAACTGTGTCACCCAGTAATCGAGAACAGGGGTCCCCATCACCGGAACCAATGCTTTTGGACGTACCAGCGTTAGAGGACGCAACCGAGTGCCAAGCCCCGCTGCAAGTATCATCGCTCGCATGCAAAATATCCCTGCATCTGAACTGTTTGAAAACGCCGTGCGCCGTCTTCGTTTGTCCTGCCCCCTCCTTCCGGATACTTGAAGAAAAATGACAAGCAACGAGAAGGCAAATCTTTGGACCTTGTTTTTTCAATATTCAAAGATGCTTTCCGTCGAAAGATCATCTCACCCAAAAACAAACAGGCGAAAAGCAAAGGGACGAGGCCGGAGGCATACCGGGATATCATCGCAAAAGATAGCCTCCCGCCCCATCCCGCTTGCCTTCCGCCTAAAGATTTTTTGGCATCCAGCGTTGCAAAATCTACGGGGCTGAGTTCATCATACTTTATTGAAAGAAAACGCGAGCCCCTACAGCAATCTGATAGAGAATCTGTGTGAAGTCTTTTACAACAGGCAGCCACGGCAGATTGACAATCTTATCCGGTACAACAATGGTATCTCCCGACTCTACAGCATCCGAATAGCCTGAAACCCATTTGTGCGAATCAGCATCCCAGGCCAACCCTCCCTTACTAGGCCTGATGGCGGAGCCGTCCACTTTCAATATGTAGACTCCTCCCTTGTCTGCTGTTTTGCTAAATCCGCCGGCCCTTTTTATGTAAAAGGAGTAGTCTTTTTTGGGTTCATAAACAAAGTTGGACTGGCTGTATACTGCTCCAACAACCTGAACAGCTAGAGGATTGACTGGAATGAAGAGCGTATCGTTTTCCTCGAGTGTGATGTCGTAGGGAGTGCCTTTCATTTTATTCACCTCATCCAGAATCACGACCATTCGACCCTTCGCCTCTATTCGCCGCAACCCCTCTATCAACTGCCGCTTCTGATCCGTTTGATACCCGATTGCCTTGGCTTCGGTTGAAGAGAGTGTGCTTGCAACATCCGTATTCCCCATGGCAAAAAGCTCTCTTTCGAGCCGATTGATCATCTCATTGATCTGATTCTGCTGCATGTACTTAGCGCTCACTCGATTGAACATCGCCCCCCTCAAGTAGGCATTGGTCGTATAGCCTCCAGCACGCTCAATAAGAGAAGAAAGTTTTTCGCCTTTCTTGAATGCGTATTCACCGGGAAATTTAACCTCTCCATAGATAAATACCTTACTGTAAAGCTGCCATTCCGGAACGGCTCGGACCAACAGGTAATCATTCTCCCGGAGTGTGAAGTCCTGCGACTCATCCCCATTGAGAGCATCTGTGAGGTTCACATAGAGCTGTTCCGTCTTGGGTCCCGAATCTGTGGGAACAATGCGCGTAAGTTCCGCGGAAGGGGTGAATGCAAAGGCGGTGAGTCCACCGGCCAGTTTGACCAGATCCGACACCTTCATGTTTTCTTTGTATTCGAATTCACCAGGTTTGTTAACGGCTCCCGTAACTTTGACCTTGCGAAATTGCACCATTTCCTTTGTGTTGAAGACTGTGACGACATCAAAAGGTTCAAGGGCAATATCGGCTTCGAGGTCGCTCCCGGAAAACAATTTGTCAAGACTGAATGTTCTGTACTCTTGATGCAGGTCCGGTGGAACTAGCCTTTCAACAATGGCATAATCCATAAATGTGCCCGGCAGAAGCACTTCCGAGGAAGTGAGGATATCGCTCACTCGCATTCCCTGTTTCCACTCATACTCACCAGGCCTTCGAACGTTTCCCTGTAAAGTCACCTTATTGGAAACCAGAGAAGTAATAGGGAAAATCTTTACAATATCCCCGTTTTGAAGCAAAATATCATCTTTTCCTTTGATGTTTTGCAGATCGAGATCCAAAAAGACCTTGGATTTTTGTTGAAAAACTCTTTCCACCTGGACTCTTTGGAGATAAGCCGATGCGGTTACGCCCCCCGCCATTTTAATGGCCTCGGAGAGCCTTGTCCTTCCTTTCAATTCATAAATAGCCGGTCTTGCAACGTTCCCAGCCACCCCTACCATGGGGCCAATGGGAGGGACAAAGACGACATCCTCAGGCATAAGCCTTTCATCCTTGGCACGATCCCCCCGGATGAGAAAATCATAAAGGTCCAAATTGGCTACAAGTTTTCCATTACGTTTTACCTGAATATCTCTCATGCTTCCCGCTTTGCTCGGTCCTCCAGATACAAGCAATGCATTGATAATGGTAGAAAGAGACGAAATGTTATAAGCTCCGGGCATCCTGGCGTTTCCGACCACATAGACTTTGTAGGTCTTGAGTGATCCCATGCTGATGTTCATATCAAAATCGGTATAATACTTTGAAAATTCCTTTCGCAGCATATCCTTCAGCTGTTGGAAAGTGAGATTGGTCACGCCAAGGAGGCCAAGCTTCGGAAGGTTGATATTTCCGTCTCGGTCTACCAGGGTGCTCCAAGTTCCTTCAACTCCCCCCCAAACCGCGACACGAATTTCGTCACCAGGGCCTATAACATAATCGGGACTCACAGGAACGTCCGGGCTGGGCATGCCTGGATAGAGGGGAACTTGAAAGGCTGCAGGCTGCTGGGAAGTTGTAGGAGCCGGTTTCCCTTGAACTTGGTTCCCTTGGTTGAGCATTTGATTGATTATTCCCTGGGTCTGCAGAACATCGGAGGGCAGACCCGGCAGAGGCATTCCTTGAGGCACTGCCCCTGGAGGGTAAGCTGCTCCCTGCTGGCTTTGCATTCCCTGAGGGTAAATTCCCTGGGGATACATTCCCTGAGTCACCCCCTCCGGTGAAGGGATTCCCTGGCTTTGTATTCCCTGGTAGTACATGCTTTGCGGCATTGTCCCCTGAGCAGGGATTCCCTGACCGGGAGGCAAACCCTGCGTCGGCATTCCCTGGTAGTACGTGCTTTGCGGCGTAATCCCCTGGGAAACCCCACCCTGATTTGTGACAACCTGAGCAGACGTTTCCGGAGTTGTCACTGTTCGGGGCTGGGTCGGTACAATGGGGTATCTGACGAACAAATCATATCCAAACTGTTTGATATCAAAAGAAATAGTAGACGGGACGACGCCGGAAACATATTGTTCGAAAGGAGATAAAGGTTCCTCCTCCACACCACCCCCTTCAGTGGGGACATAAGGGCGTAAAGCAGAGATCGCGGGAGGTATGCGAGGCTGAGACGGTTGCATGCCATAACCGGGGTATGTAGGATAAGCGGGGACACCGGCAGAGGGATAGCCGGCAGAGACTTGAGCGGGGCCCCCCGTAGGAGCGGTGCCGGGTATGTAGCCAGGTGGCTGAGCTGGATAAGTCTGTGCTTGGGTCGCGCCCGGCATCACCGAAGATCCCGTCGTTTGAGGCACAGTCTGAGGAGCGGTATATGCCGGAACCTGGGAATTTCCCATCTGGCTTTGAATGGGCGAAGGGATAGGTACAATCTGTGGAACTTGTGCTTGCGTTGGGCTCCAAGAAACAAGGCTACAAAGTACCAACCCCACACAAAACCATTTTGCTTTTGACATCATAAGGCTCCTGACGAATTTAAAATATTCCATTCCATCAATATGGCACGCTGTTTCCGCCTGATAATCTCTTTAATCTCGCTAGATATCAAGATAGCCGGATATAAGGAAAAACCCTCCATAGAAATCCCTAAAGATTTTTTTCATTCCATTCGAGAAGGCGAGTGATTATCTTGAAAAAATTTTCGGATGTCAAGTTTTGGAAATGGCAATGCAAGGAGGAGCTTTAAAGTAAATAAAAAAACAAACTAACTAATTGAAAAATATAAATAAACATCTTAAATAACAAAAGATGACACCGATCTTGACACTCTGTAAGCTCCGTGATATTACCCTTCCAAAATGTTTGCCGGCGTAGCTCAGTGGTAGAGCAGCTGATTCGTAATCAGCAGGTCGTAGGTTCGAATCCCATCGCCGGCTCCAGGAAATACCTAAGTATAACGCTTAGTTGAGAGAGGGTTGCAGTGTGTGGGCTGTAACCCTCTTTTCGTTTATGTGAGACTCTGTGTGAGAATTTTACCGTGCGTGCTCACACACAGCTATTGTAGGGCGCCCAAAAGGGCCAAAATCGCCCAGATCTATTACCCGGTTTTTGGCCTTCGAGAAATGCTTCTGAGCCAAGATGTTTCGGGCTACTAAGCCGTAAATTTTGAGGTCCAAAAATCGGTCAATATTCAAAAGCCAGTTTAGATTCTGCTTTTCCGGCTCCGGCAGATGATCGAAGGAGTGGTTGATTTGTTGTGCCGACATGGTCATCTCGGCCTCCTGCTTGGAATTAGCAGTTTAAAATTAGCATGATCATTTCCTTCGAGCAACATAGCTCTCCTCTGTGTCGCGTTTCCCGATGCAATTCCGGACCTTTTCATTTCCAAAACGCACCTTGAACTTTGCTGCTTCGTGTTTCCTTGGCTGCCTGCGCATGAGAAACCAGCCCACCTTTTTTGTGATCTTCTCGCGAAAAATCTCTTGACAAAGCAGTCAAAGTGAAAATAATAGTGCACCAAGTGGTGATACATAAAGGTGATACCATGTAGATTAAAATATTGCCTCCTAAAGATGCGGAAACTGGCTTTCACATTAGACGCTGATACCTCAGATTCTAATGATGTATCCCGCCTGGCAAAAAAAGACCTTTTCCATGCAACGTTAACTGGAGGAAGAAAGAATGGGCGAAACAGAGATCAAGACAACTACATGTTACGGATGTGCCCACACAGCCTGCTTTGTAAAAGCGCATCTCGAAGATGGGAAGCTAGTGAAGGTCACGCCGGACCGGGAAAAAATCTGCGTGGACGTCTGTACCAGAGGTTTTCTTGCTGATGACGGCAAGGCAAGTATCGAATACCATTATGGGGAGAAGCGTATCAACTACCCGCTCAAACGCGCCGGAAAACGCGGGGAGAACAAATGGGAGCGCATCTCCTGGAACCAGGCGTTGGATGAAATCGCAGCCAAGCTCCGGGATCTGAAAGAGGAATATGGCCCTCATACGGTTTGTCTTGCCACAGGGACGGCTCACCATTCCGACAACAACTGGGTGCCCTGGCGATGGATGGTCGGCTTCAGGACCATGAACAAAATCGGCAATGAGCAGATCTGCTACGGGGTGCAGTTCATCACGTCGGAGCAAACCTTCGGCTGGCCCAACAGCCCGTTCCCTTCTCCTGAGGCGCCCCCCAGGTCCATGATTGTGGTGGGTAACACCCACGAAACCGTTCCGAATATCTTCAATTCATTCAAGTTCGCCTCACAACTCGGGGTCAAGATCATCTCGGTCGATCCGCGGGCGACCGCAATGACGAACCTGGCCACCCACTGGCTCCAGATCAGGCCCGGAACCGACATCGCCCTGTGGATGTCCTGGTTGCGGCTCATCATTCAGAATGAGTGGTTCGACAAGGAATTCGTCTACGACTGGACGAACGCTCCTTTTCTGGTGCGCACCGACATCCGGAAAATACTCCGGGCCGAAGAGCTGGTCGACAATGTCCCAAGGGATGCCTTCGTGGTGTGGAACACGAAAACGCAAGCCCCGACTATCTGGGATGCCGAAGAACGCAAATACCTCGAAGAAGGCGTCGAAAAAGCTTTGACGGGGAGCTACTCCATCAAGCTCAAAAACGGTGAGACCGTAGAATGCAAGACTGCGTGGACCCTCCTTACGGAACGCGTCGAAGAGTGGACTCCGGAGAAAGCCTCCGAGGTCACGGGCATACCGACAAGCAAGATAGCCAACGCCTGTGAAACCTATGCGCAAAACCAGCCCAGTCTCTTCCTGGTGCCGGGACACTGCTACGACGCCTTCGCCCCCGGTTCCTCAAGTGTTTTTCGCCTGCAGAACATCATCAAATCGATCATGGGCAATATGGATCGAACCGAGCTGCTGACCGGGTGCTATGACAACACGAAACTAGTCAGCATCTACGAGATGGAGCTCAAACCCGATGAGGCTTTCACCGAAGAGGAGAAGAAGCATCAGCCAGGCTGGGACCGTTTCCGCGCCCTGTCTTGGGTGGGTTATGACCTGAAAGCCAAATACGAGAAGAAGCACTGGGGTCTCGCGTCCAATGCCATGTACTCCAACCAGGGCCATCATCATGTGATGTGGCAAGACATTATCGAAGAGAAGCCTGGCCGCACGCGCGCCATGATCAT
This region of Desulforhabdus amnigena genomic DNA includes:
- a CDS encoding molybdopterin-containing oxidoreductase family protein, which gives rise to MGETEIKTTTCYGCAHTACFVKAHLEDGKLVKVTPDREKICVDVCTRGFLADDGKASIEYHYGEKRINYPLKRAGKRGENKWERISWNQALDEIAAKLRDLKEEYGPHTVCLATGTAHHSDNNWVPWRWMVGFRTMNKIGNEQICYGVQFITSEQTFGWPNSPFPSPEAPPRSMIVVGNTHETVPNIFNSFKFASQLGVKIISVDPRATAMTNLATHWLQIRPGTDIALWMSWLRLIIQNEWFDKEFVYDWTNAPFLVRTDIRKILRAEELVDNVPRDAFVVWNTKTQAPTIWDAEERKYLEEGVEKALTGSYSIKLKNGETVECKTAWTLLTERVEEWTPEKASEVTGIPTSKIANACETYAQNQPSLFLVPGHCYDAFAPGSSSVFRLQNIIKSIMGNMDRTELLTGCYDNTKLVSIYEMELKPDEAFTEEEKKHQPGWDRFRALSWVGYDLKAKYEKKHWGLASNAMYSNQGHHHVMWQDIIEEKPGRTRAMIINGSNPMIKYGNSKRVYEAMKKLDLIVALEFTMTPSAAMSDYVLPMSDWFERPEIGPSTPCDIFNFIHVSDAVMPPEFERRSDYDVFKGLADRLGFGKDWQWKDLTECYNWRAKGLLDEHGCKDIAEFAEKVGFDYPSPIPEQYKLRNGFATPTGKAEIWSVMLEELGYDPIPYFVEPAMSPRNVPELYEEYPLTLIGIDRHLPNYHSQFYEVPSLRRMMPEPLVDIHFDTARLASPPINNGDWVWIETRKGRIKQRARLTFGIDENCVKTTHHFWYPEMPGEEPYLHGVWVSNTNVLTEDDPELCDPVFGSWPHTAIPCKVYKVVDGTNLEGDRSR
- a CDS encoding SLBB domain-containing protein; this encodes MPQSMYYQGIQSQGIPSPEGVTQGMYPQGIYPQGMQSQQGAAYPPGAVPQGMPLPGLPSDVLQTQGIINQMLNQGNQVQGKPAPTTSQQPAAFQVPLYPGMPSPDVPVSPDYVIGPGDEIRVAVWGGVEGTWSTLVDRDGNINLPKLGLLGVTNLTFQQLKDMLRKEFSKYYTDFDMNISMGSLKTYKVYVVGNARMPGAYNISSLSTIINALLVSGGPSKAGSMRDIQVKRNGKLVANLDLYDFLIRGDRAKDERLMPEDVVFVPPIGPMVGVAGNVARPAIYELKGRTRLSEAIKMAGGVTASAYLQRVQVERVFQQKSKVFLDLDLQNIKGKDDILLQNGDIVKIFPITSLVSNKVTLQGNVRRPGEYEWKQGMRVSDILTSSEVLLPGTFMDYAIVERLVPPDLHQEYRTFSLDKLFSGSDLEADIALEPFDVVTVFNTKEMVQFRKVKVTGAVNKPGEFEYKENMKVSDLVKLAGGLTAFAFTPSAELTRIVPTDSGPKTEQLYVNLTDALNGDESQDFTLRENDYLLVRAVPEWQLYSKVFIYGEVKFPGEYAFKKGEKLSSLIERAGGYTTNAYLRGAMFNRVSAKYMQQNQINEMINRLERELFAMGNTDVASTLSSTEAKAIGYQTDQKRQLIEGLRRIEAKGRMVVILDEVNKMKGTPYDITLEENDTLFIPVNPLAVQVVGAVYSQSNFVYEPKKDYSFYIKRAGGFSKTADKGGVYILKVDGSAIRPSKGGLAWDADSHKWVSGYSDAVESGDTIVVPDKIVNLPWLPVVKDFTQILYQIAVGARVFFQ